TTAACTATttacaaacatttttttcttacatgGCATGGCACGTAGGCGTGTCGGCATGGCATCCTTTGTGAGGCTCATCCGTCAGGTCATGTTCCTCCTCTAGCCAagtgaagggagggagggaagccGGTGGGTGCTCAATGGAGGGTGCAAAAGGAGGCCCTTTCTTGACAATAGATCTAACCAAATAGCCGATGGGAAGAGTTgggtgagggagagagggcaACCTCAAGCGGAGTGGCCACTGTCAGCATGACCTCAAGCATCTTTTGTCGATGGACGTCCATCTCCACAAGCTGTTGCCGCTACATCTACTATCAATTGACCAATTCCAATCTCATCGTTACAGGATCTATGGGTTCTTCCTTATTGCTGATCTGCTCCGACTGACCCCATCATCGTTGTTGGCTGGTGTTGAAactaggagagagaggaagaggagagggctCTTCCTAGTCATCGACCAATCTTCTCTCGGATGTCTCTTTTTTGTCATTGACTGGTGGTGGTGCAGTAAAGATGAAGAGTCATAAGACGCTCCGCCTCCATCTTCCGACATCCCCACCTCCCAAGTCACCTTAGGTCAAGGTGCACGTGCCACTGTCGCCAATGACAACCGACTATCCGTGTGTACAGCCCTACGTATACTCGCCTTTGAACTCGGCTAGAGGAAGAAGGCGTCTTGATGGGTAGCCACGCTCTTGTGGGCTTTGTGGCATTAGTCAAGTCAACTAGTCACATGACAAAAGGATCTACTCATGTGTAGTGTAGCCCATCATTTTATCCGTATGACCGTTTCTCTCCAAAACGTGTGTAAAAGACTTCACTTGACTCCTTGCAGCTGACGCAGCGCATCAAACTGCTTTACTACTCTGCTCCCCGACACCAACACATGGCCGCCCACGAGCTCCCCCGCGCcggctcggcctcgccgccacctcccttcTCCTTCGCCGTCTGGCCTCCCACGCGCCGCACGCGCGACGCCGTggtgcgccgcctcgtcgccgtcctctccggcgacaccaccaccgccctccgCAAGCGCTACCGCTAcggcgccgtccccgccgccgacgccgagcgcgccgcgcgcgccgtcgagGCCCAGGCCttcgacgccgcctccgcctcgtcatcctcctcgtcctccgtGGAGGACGGGATCGAGACGCTGCAGCTCTACTCCAGGGAGGTGAGCAACCGCCTCCTCGCGTTCGTCAGgtcccgctcctccgccgcaggCGCGCCCccggcctccgcggcggccggagaggtGGCCTGAGCTGCTCGCTCGGCCGCCTCTCCGTCCATAGATGTGTTTGATTGATGCATTTTTGTTGATGTTGTTTGGGATTATCTCAGAGGCTTATTCTCTGGTGTGTAGTAATTTGCTGGATTTCTACCTGATGTTCCACTTGAGTTGTGCAAGTAAATGCTTCCAATTTGTGATTCTGTAGAAGGTAAAATTGGTTCCAATTTGTCTGCAATTTGGTGATGACTCAGGGACCTTGTAGGAACAAATTGTTACTATTATTGGGATTTGTTAAGAAAAATACATACATCTGAGCTTGGCAACAGAGTAATTTCTTGTTGGCATGAGCTCTTGTGTGTGTGAAGATTGATTATGTATGTCACCTACTAAGGATGCATTGAAGTTCATGTTTCTTATCACCTTTACAGtatcatcaaggaacaaatggCACAATAATTTCCCCTCTCTTTGTATCCATGTATAAATGTGGTTGGTTGCCAACCTGGCAGAGTTATATGCGTCTCTCCCTTGTTCACATGTTCTGTCTGTTTTACCAATTATGTGTTTTTCCGATTCCATCCTCCATGCTTTTTGGTATAATGGACAATGGATAATATTGTTTGGCGATTAGGTTTTACATGATAAAGAACTGCCAGTTAAATAGTAGCACActcttatgaaaaaaaatgattgataGTGTAATGACTGGTTGGTGCCAGATGTTCATGTTGGTTGTTGTTATCGTCGTCAGTTGCGTCGCATTTGCCGCATACAGTATGGTGCAATGTATCTTATTCTGTATCCAACCTGGCTCAGGTGTATGAGTATGACATATGTTGAAATCTATATGATTGATAAGTTAGTTTATTTAGTTATTAAGATTGGGACATCAGACCTAACGCAACAGCCTCACTTGTTGCAATCAAGAAAAAACGAAATAAGGTTTTATTTCTGAAACAACAAATTGGGGCTTTCCTTGACGGTACTGCCAGTTGTTGGGTTTATACTGATATAGAAGTTATCAGTACTCTTTGGGGGGTTTTTGTCAAAATTCTTTTTGCATCTATGTTAGCAAGCATGTCCAACTGAGAAATTTTGGCCTATCTTAGGCAACAACATGAGAATttcttgaaaaagaaaaggtggcaGGAAGGCGGAGGCAAGGAGGTTTTAGTGGGGCCAGCGTCATCATAGTGTTGGAGGCGAGATGCAAGGCGTGGATCCTGTAGAAATCCAGGACCTCATGGAAGAAGCTGGAGAAGGGTGGAATCAACCCCGCCATGGCGAAGGACAGAAGGTGCACGGACCGATCCGAGTACCGCGGCCTTGGCCGCGACTCCCCCGCCCTCACGACGGCGCCCTCCGGCATGAACTTGCGGACGAGACTCAAGTGTCTATCCATCGTGATGCGCGAGGCCAGGAGAACGACGTCGCCGGTGTCTTGAGCCATGGCGATGCGCGAGGCCAGGAgaacggcgtcgccggcgtcttGAGCCATGGCGGTGGGTGAGTGCGAGCGGGAAGATTGGGTGCGCGAGGTGCAGTAATCCGGAAGAGGAACGTTGGGGGCTGAGGAGCGTGTGTGCAAGAGTAAGAATGgcgagaggaaggagacgaactctccttcctcctcccatttTATTCTCGCCTCGCCAGCGCCCGCCTCCTCGTTCCCCACaaccgcagccgcctcctcatcTTTCGCACCCTCTCGAACCACTCGCCCCACTAAATCCACGCCCCGCGTTGAACGCATCTGTCAGCAGCATAATTGACGCGGGACGTGCAATGATTACGGTCATGGCCGGTCGGCCCACCGATAATCCCATTTTTTGCACACGCCTGACAATCAGGCAGTTGATGCGACGACCAGTAATGATACCGGGCGCGGTTTGACAGACCCCCCCGGTCTTTCTGCCCTACACGCCCCCGCGCGTGGCGCATTTATTGGCAGTCGGATAATCTTCATAGTGGGCGCTTGAGTCGAGCGCGCCAATGATAGCTCCTCGAACTCCCCACGGGACCCATTATCACAAGACGGAAGTTATGAGGCATCACGCCAGACCGCCCTAGAGGGGTCGCGGTCAGATGTAGTGCCGAGGGCTACTgttggtgatatgggcccgggggtacgcACAGTAGAGGGAAGTAACCTTCCTATCTAGCCACGTGGCCGTGCGAACTGGCCTTTTGTAACGACCCTCCtttcccaggccgggcccacttacatctggcagctttcataggtcatagactgccctcacagaccaacacatgtcttttctgcacactttatCCTCACTCATgcgcactcgggaagaatttcccgatcagtcacccatccctaaattgctccaggcTAAGCAACTAACTTGGCttctggaaaagaagttgcaacttgttgatatgagtatcctattaatcctattaagccctaggccgagatgtcacatcctcacccccttaagagagatcgacgcccccgtcgatcacCCCATgccaggaacgtcctctcttCGCCACGTCCGTGTGTctagtgccagcgcatgtgccatgctggtccacaccagccatgcgcatcATGTCTGCGCAACtacgacacacgcgcccgtgaaacctcGAGagtaggctctgataccacttaaTTCCGACtccatatgaattagttatgaattttacaatattaAACTGATTTTAGCCTTGAACAGAAAAGGATTTACGATTTATGACgcaatatttaattattttggaGAAGGAAAAGGGGATTTATGACGTCAGCATGACATCATCGCCGGAACAAGGCACTGGACCACACGGCCACAGGCGCTAGGAAGCTCGGCCGGACTATCCGAGAGCACCAACACGGAGAGGATGACGAGAGAAACTCACtggtggtgacggcgacgacaaaCAATGACGGAAGACGACCGGCGACAAGCTCCGAAGGGCAGCGAGGTACCGgtcgacgacgacagcggcgtTCCGGCGATCTTTGGCGGAGGAAACCAACGGACGGGCTTCACCTTGGCGCTGTGATGCCGAAAAAGGCGACTACGACGTCCAGCAACCACGGAGTCGATGGCAAGGCTCGGCCGGAGGCGGAGTAGATCGGATTCACGTCGATGACGGGCTTCCAGCGGGTTACGGCAAAAAGGAACCGGTGGCCgggcttcttctcctccttgtgaatccaacgacggcgacggagactGAAGGAGACGACTATTTCCCCGCCCCCTCGGGGGGAGATCGGGTAGCATTGAGGTGgccagggggcctcggggtgccacgtcacacCCCTCGGGCCCTTGGCATGTAccgccccgaggccctcactcGGCCACCACGTGGCGGCCGAGAAAgcggagcaggagcaggagacCCTGCCCAGCGTCTTAATTGAGCAGCGTCCCAACCGCCCCACGCCGCGTTTAATGCGGCGTGGGCAGGCACGTGGTGCCGCCTGATTGACGCATGTCAATCGGCCTTGATCGGCATGTGACCGGTCGCAGACGGATGGGACGGGTGGCAGTGCCCCCACGTCCCGCCCTGTGTcaggcggagtgggggcaggtatgccccgtcccatcagCACACTACCGAGTGCGCCGCCTGTACATGATGAATCCACCAAAGTATTCATACAATTAATAGGGAATGACATggatgtcccccgtgtcaggtggAGGACGGCGTTGGGCCCCACCTGAAGGCGGACGACCACTTTGCTTCCGGTGAAGGCACAGACAGCTATCTGACTTAGGCTACGTGGGCCCCCCTCCCATGGGGGGTAGGTATGAAcagtgcatgtggtatccccttgaactataaaatgAGGACCTCACCCACCGAGAAAGGGGACGACTCTCGAAAGCTTGAGCTCTAAAGGAAGCACGGCTTGGATTCCCGAGGAGCTCAGATCTCTTGTAACAACTcaccataatcccaaacacaggagtagggtgttacgcttcatagcagcccgaacctgtataatccttGGTCTCTCACTCAGATTTGCAGCGACCTAGTAGTTTGCGCCTtatcccccggccgaactcacaaaggggggtctcacgaccttccgctagagaggatcactcctcgacaaatagctaatacttaattagttacATGCTAATGGatcgttccgttttccgtgtgggAGGGAGTAGTTCCCATCCCTTGAAACCGAACACAAGAGCAAGTTTAAATAAAGCAAAAATTGTCTAAATTGGGCGCCCGATGCGGGCGCGCATGCATTGGGCGCCCGCGCCTCCTGTGCTCCCGTCGCACCTCCCGCGCCTTCCACGCTTGCGAGCCATCCCCACCAAGCGCCCCACCACAGacgccgttgcaacaaatcactcgCATATTACGGTAATGCTCTATTAAGAGTaaccgttttattttttgttccaccaacaaTGTTTAGTTAGTGTACTCGTGATGTGTCACTGTATAgattaaatgttgcagtgaactgaaacatcattttgctatttgctgaaatattatttttatatagagtGAAACAACGTCTGTTTTTTTGGAAACCGTTTGTTTCATACAATGTAGCAAAATGTTAAatgaggtgatttggttgtgtttcagatTTTTAAAAGACTGAAACATTTTTGAactacttagtgaaacatttCTATCTACTTGGTAAAACAACGCTCGATTTTTTTAGATCGGaaatgtttcactaagtagtTCGAAAATGTTTCAGTCTTTTGAAAAGCtaaaacacaaccaaatcacctcgTGGaatattttgctacaacgtatgaaacaacggtttctaaaaaaaatcgagcactattt
The sequence above is drawn from the Oryza glaberrima chromosome 10, OglaRS2, whole genome shotgun sequence genome and encodes:
- the LOC127752873 gene encoding MFP1 attachment factor 1-like is translated as MAAHELPRAGSASPPPPFSFAVWPPTRRTRDAVVRRLVAVLSGDTTTALRKRYRYGAVPAADAERAARAVEAQAFDAASASSSSSSSVEDGIETLQLYSREVSNRLLAFVRSRSSAAGAPPASAAAGEVA